The following proteins are encoded in a genomic region of Oreochromis aureus strain Israel breed Guangdong linkage group 8, ZZ_aureus, whole genome shotgun sequence:
- the LOC116311527 gene encoding glycylpeptide N-tetradecanoyltransferase 2-like produces MAESKYDKKLADDKNGSLTKSKKKKKGDDAWRPQGPRDPFAMLDALPEKKQQEIQRALHLFSLEPGLPKTLQQAKKHTYCFWDTQPVPKLGDSITTHGPIVEGEASIRKEPYSLPQGFSWDTLDLSSPPVLKELCSLLNENYMEEDDNMTRFDFSLEYLQWALQPPNWVAHWHCGVRVDANKKLVGFIAAVPADVRIYEMERRVVQVKFLCVHKKLRLKRMTPVLIRELARRVNQQGLCQAVYTTGIVLPTPISSCRLWHRPLNPRKLMEVNHPALRQSMNLQRALKFNRLPEVTKVQGLRPMTREDIPGIHSLLQTNFCKSHFSPILSVQDVEHLLLPRENVIDTYVVEGDGALTDIVSFYSFSSRVLNHPVHTSLRGARLLYVVSTRTKLVDLMEDTLVLAKSKGFDVFSAIDVMDNKSFLEKLKFSVSDQNVHYYLYNWMCPNMSPDKVGFVFPN; encoded by the exons ATGGCTGAGTCAAAGTA tGACAAGAAGCTGGCAGATGACAAGAATGGCAGCCTTACGAagagcaaaaagaagaaaaagggggACGATGCCTGGAGACCACAGGGGCCAAGAGACCCGTTCGccatg CTGGATGCTTTGCCAGAGAAGAAGCAGCAGGAGATCCAGAGAGCCCTTCACCTCTTCTCCTTGGAGCCAGGTCTGCCAAAGACCCTGCAGCAGGCCAAAAAACACACCTACTGCTTTTGGGACACGCAACCTGTCCCCAAACTGG GTGACAGCATTACAACTCATGGCCCAATAGTAGAGGGTGAGGCAAGTATCCGGAAGGAGCCCTACTCACTACCTCAGGGCTTCTCCTGGGATACTCTGGACCTGAGCAGCCCTCCAGTG TTGAAAGAACTATGCAGTCTACTAAATGAGAACTACATGGAAGAAGATGATAACATGACCAGATTTGACTTCTCTCTGGAATATCTGCAGTG GGCTCTACAGCCTCCTAACTGGGTGGCTCACTGGCACTGCGGTGTGAGAGTAGACGCCAATAAGAAGTTAGTCGGCTTCATCGCTGCTGTTCCTGCAGATGTTCGCATTTATGAGAT GGAGAGGCGGGTGGTACAGGTCAAATTCCTGTGTGTTCATAAGAAGCTCCGCCTCAAGCGAATGACTCCAGTGCTGATCCGAGAGCTCGCCAGACGGGTCAACCAGCAGGGACTCTGCCAGGCTGTCTACACCACTGGCATAGTACTGCCCACACCAATAAGCTCCTGCAG ACTTTGGCATCGCCCACTGAATCCTCGTAAGCTGATGGAGGTCAACCACCCAGCACTGAGACAGAGCATGAACCTGCAGAGAGCTCTGAAGTTCAACCGCTTACCTGAG GTGACAAAAGTACAAGGTCTGCGCCCTATGACCAGAGAAGATATCCCGGGGATACATTCACTACTCCAGACAAACTTCTGCAAGTCTCACTTCAGCCCTATCTTGTCCGTGCAAGACGTAGAGCATCTGTTGCTGCCGAGGGAGAATGTGATCGACACCTATGTGGTCGAG GGTGATGGTGCCCTGACAGATATAGTGAGTTTCTATAGCTTCTCCTCAAGAGTTCTGAATCACCCAGTACACACAAGCCTCAGAGGAGCTCGCCTCCTTTATGTTGTCTCTACTAGAACGAAGCTGGTCGACCTCATGGAGGACACCCTGGTCCTGGCAAAGTCT AAAGGTTTTGACGTCTTCTCTGCCATCGATGTGATGGACAACAAGAGTTTCCTGGAGAAGCTCAAGTTCAGTGTCAGTGACCAGAATGTTCATTACTACTTGTACAACTGGATGTGTCCTAATATGAGCCCAGACAAG GTTGGCTTTGTGTTCCCCAACTGA